Below is a genomic region from Miscanthus floridulus cultivar M001 chromosome 1, ASM1932011v1, whole genome shotgun sequence.
TTTTaaataaaatacaaaaaatataaataaagatgTAATAAGCAATGAAGTTCCAACTTAACATATGGGTAAAAATATACAAGAACTAATAACATTAAAAGCTGAAAGTCAAAATATAGATTCATCATGTCACATAAATTAATGCAACAAAGCTGATATAGCTTATACTCAAGTTTCAACTAAACTAGCGTGGGTGCCCACGCTTCGCGTGGGAAGGAGGTGGGGGAAAAAAGAAGGGGAAATTTTTTTATCGGGCTGACACTGTTCCTTTTTCGGGGGGGGGGGAGAAAACTTATCGGGTGCTGGGTGAACAGTAATGCGCCCGGTACTATTGAACTACAGGATTCTGAGTCTGTGAGACCGGCGGATGAACAGTGCACGACGATGTGACAGCCCTCAAATTTAAAGTTCTTATATAGATACACATAAAAAATCCACAAAGGTGTAATACAAAGGATGACAACATATCTTAACACTACTAACGGGAGATCCTCAGAGCCTTCACCTTCACAAGATTCATTAGAAAAAAGAGACACAACAATGTTTATAATAATTAGAAACATCTAGTCATTAATTTGATTTACTTTAAACACCACAGAGAATTGCCCTTGAATCAATTCCATCTAAAAAAATTTCACACTTCTTCCACTATGAAAAGACATAAATAGCCCCCTAATCTACAACTGAACCACCAACCTTTATCATTATGTAAGATAATTTAAAGTAATCTTTAAATTTGCTTTTAGATTATCCACCTCTATCATCAAGGAAGATAATCTAAAGTAGAACGTTTAGTTTACATCTAAATTATCCATTTTTTATGTTATAAAACATAATACTAAAAATATCCCTCAAACCTACATATAATTATCAATATAAGCTACTATTTGAAAAGTATTAAATAACCATAaagaggtatatatatatatatatatatatatatatatatatatatatatatatatatatatatatatatattctagatTACTCGGTTTTATCTAAACTTAAGTGTTATGTGTCACCATGCATGCCAAGTTTACATATGCATATATTagcaataaatatatatttatatagttTATTTATCACCATTGCAATGCAAGGACAATGAGAGTTCATTTTAAGCTATATTAAAACTCTATCTCTGTGACATTAAATTTTGAGtgttatttctttatataagttTATACATGACTATACATCAACATTGGTAGTCCGACGGTAAGCACTTTATCTTTTTTAAACAAATCAATAATACAACACATGTAATTCTTTGATAGAGTAAATTTAACATCTTAGGCGCTGTCATACAAGCTGAAACAGCTGTTTATTCTATAGTGGATGAAGGTACAATAAAAATTGACCTAGAATCTAATAAGATATAAAATAAAAATtgaataaaatataaaataaaaaatgaataaaagGTACAATAAACACTAGAGTTTAAACTACGTGGATGAAGGAATACAATATAGCTAATGAGATTAAAACTTAAAAGCTAAAATATAGATCCGTGATGTCACAAAAAGATATAACAAAAGCAGTTGAGTTGTGGAGCAACTCTACGAGTGGACAATTTGTTGAAAGTACAGCGGAATAGCGCTGGTCTGAGGTAGTAGTTGCGTGATTGCGTCAGTAGTACACGGCACTATGTATACCTTCAAATTAAGATGACTGGCTGGTTGCTTCATACTCCTTGATATGAATTTCTGTTAGTACTTAGCAGGTAAACATATGCGACGGGACAGGAGTAACACAAAAGATGTATACTGCCATGTGAAAAATGGTAACAAGCCTCCCTTGTTCTATCTCTGCGAAATCTGGCGGCCAAAAAAATGGTCGATGAGCTGAACTAGCATTGTTGCCCAACAATCACACACGAATCGCTTACACTACTCACAAAGAAAACCTGCCACCAGTAAGGAGCATGGCGAACGCTCCACCAATAGGCAATAGCGATCAACGCAACTGTGCGTGGCATGGCTATTTGCATTGCCTAGCTCGACGCCGACGCATGCAGCGGGACAACGTACCCCTTCCTAAGCCGAGAAGTAGCTGAGAACGGCGTCCTCCCCGACCAGCCAGGCGGAGCCACCGCCGACGTTCGTATCGGCATTGCCGCCGTCGACAGGCCGCTTGCCCTTCTCCGCCCACGCGACCGCCGTCCACCGCTTCTGCTCGCTGTCCGCCCGCGCCTTCCCCTCTCCGCTGCGTGAAGAAGCCGCGGCAATCCGCGCGGCCCTCCTCTCGGCGCGCCGCTGGGCCACGTACTCCTCCGAGATGTACACGTCCATCGCGACGAATCTTTTGCTAGTTCTCCGAGAGAACGGTAGGTAGCTCGGTAGCCGTTGGGTCTGGGTCTGCCAAGTTTGGAAGGGTAGGGATGTGCAGCTGCAGCATGTGGCGCGGCCGGGATTTATCGGGAGCCGGGCGGGCGTCCAACCGGTGGGCACGGCCACGGTTTGGTTTCTCCGGCCTCCGGGCGCTCTCGAAACCAGCCGCGTCGCGCCACGGGCTCCGCTCCCTCGGCCTCCGATTCTGCGAGCCAGAGCTGCCGGTTTCCGCCAGATGTGGCAGTCGCGTGTGATGTGACCTGGGTCTCCGAGACGCCGAGACGACGGACGGACGTCTCTAGTCCACCGAGGCTCGCGAGCTTGCGGGGCCCGGAGTGACGATTCCCTGTGGCCTGTGGATGCAagtgaaaaaaaaaatttgctctgaacttggCGTTCGTATATTCTGCCTTTCCTTCACGAGAAAGAAAGAATCTAGCGTTCGTAAATCGTAATCGTACCAAATGTGGAGGCATCGCGAACTCGAACAGAGCATGTGAGTCGCGAACCATGGGCTCAGGTCGCAGCGCACCGACAGCAGGAAATGCAGAGACGGCAGAATATGCATGAGACAGGCGTGAAACCCTGCCTAAAACCTGGTGTTAGTGCACGTGATTAGTGCTTCTTGGGCAAGTTCAGGGGAGGCTAATCGCTTTTATCAGTGTACTACCACCAGCTAGTACCACCAGAGTTGAGTAGTTGACTAGGTTGCCTAATTCTGCCACAAAGTGCAAAAGCATGAAGACTGACGATGGCTCGTCTTGTCCATGGTTTTTGTGTACGTGCCCAGCGCCTGAGTTTTATTTGCTGGACTGTGCTCCAAAGCTAAAACCGCGAATCCCCGGGCGCTGTTGGGTTTCTGACTTCTGAGACCCTCAGCTGACAAGTGACAACCCTTCATATTTCACCTGATGAATCTTCACAAAAAGGAAGTTAGGAATATGTTTGTTATAGGACTCTTATAACATTGGTATTTGCTTATACCCACACCTCAACATTCTTTTTGCTAGAGAGCACTCTCCAGTTATGATAATTAACTATTATTTACACTATATGCATTAAAATAATACTGGTTTCTAGGAGTGCAGGGGAGCACTATGCCGTTATCTATTCTACCCTAACCCTTAATAGTTGTCTAATGATTACAAATTTTGCATATAAAGTGAGATAAAGACGAACGCTATATCAGAATTGTAGAGATCTACAACATTATAGTTgacatgttttttttaaaaaaaatatttattgcCAAAAAATAAGTTCTCATATTttggaaattcaaaatttaggattttcaaatgaccttggatgtTGATATGGTATCTAAAAAAGTTGTACTTCCTCTGTTCTAAACTGTAAATTATTCtgttttttctagatatatagtttttttttcctGATTGAAGGAGTGTACATTCTGCCCTATGAATTGAATACCGTGCTAAAGAGCACATGACAGACAGGTTAGGTTCCACCCTAATAATTTTCTGGTCTATCCTATGCGCATTATGCCGTTTTTTCAGACTCAGTTTAACTGACAGCATCAGTTGCATGCAAGGTGGTACTGACCGGCATCTCTTATCTCTTATAATTAACTGATTGCTACAAATGACAAAGCGTTTACCGGCATCTCTTATCTCTTATATATACATGAATGCTCGAGTCCGTCACCAACTCAGAGACCAGAAATGTACTGCGGTAAACTGTCGCATTTCATGATAGATCATAGATGCAAAACCGTCGGTACCGTGCGTGGCTAATAATGAAGCCAATCGATCCTTTTGCCCCCATCCTAACTGATTAAGCCATTTGCCCCAGAATAGTTTTTGCTGTGAAAACCAATACAAAAAAATTGGCTGTCAGGATAGTAACAGCATGGGAGGAAAGGTCGATGAGCCACTGTAATCTCTTGTTTCAACTGTCGTCAGTCGTCGACGCTCACTATTAACAATGCTCCAAGGTGGGAAGGCAGCGAAACAGGAAtagactagtttttttttttttttttttttgcgaattataAGAACAGGAGGGGGAAATTTTGCACATAGTTTTCGGTAACGCAAAGGAGGGAGGTCGTGAGTCGTGACCTCCCCAGTCAGCAGTCAGTGTCAGTCTGTGACTTGTATCTCACGCCGTTCTGTATCCATCTCACGCGTTGCTTTCTGCTGCCAACCTTTGTTTCTTTTCAGTTCCCCGAAGGTGTTGTGTCCCGTGTCAATCGAGCAAGCCCCGCATCCGTCTCCAAACATCTTTCTTGGTTTTGCTGGTCGGGTTGTTGAAGAAAGCAGTGGGAGATCATCAGAGATGGCCGAGGAGGCCAAGAACACAGGTGCGGAAGCGGTACCGACCAAGGACATCGCCGAGGAGAAGAcggccgcgccggcgccggaggTGACCCTCGTCATGGTGGAGAGTAAGACTAGTTTTAATTTTGATTGTGGCCACACCGGCTTCCGCAGATCGTATGAACATGATGCATGAACTGCACGAGTAGATATGGCCTCGATTGTGTTTCCATGATGAGTTAATTCGCAAGTTTTGCTTCGGAAACAGAGGGTTAGCATTTCTCGTTGAGCTTGAGGAGGGTGCAGTTAGACACTGATGGACCTCTGAATGTAGTAGCCATATAAAATCTTATGGTTTGGCACTTCATGGCAAGATTACAATTTTTTAAACCGTAAGAATCTGAATTATGACAGTGTAGAAATAAACACTTAAGAATCTTAGAGGATAGCATGAATGCAATGCAGCACAATTTACCTGTCAGCAATACCAAAATATTTCGTACGTTCATTATATTAGCACAATTTATCAGTAGCAATACCACAATTTACCCCTTGATGATAAACGTGCCGACCTCTTCTCTTGCCTTTTGGGACGACAGATGCGGAGACGCCTGCAGCTACAGCCACAGGTGGCTCACGCGACAGAGGTGTGTGTGCTCTCTACTCTGAATCCACCGAGGAATCGCACGGCGTTGTCCTAACTCTTGTCTCGTTAATATTCAGACGCGTTTCTCACCCGGGTCGTGACCGCGAAGAGGACGTCGTTCATCAGGGCCTGGGAGGAGAGCGAGAAGGCCAAAGCCGAGAACAGGCGAagtcctctccctccctctcgtaCGGGTCATGAAATGCCTTTTGCAGTCTCCAATCCTTGGGTCTGAAATCTCCGTGTGGCGCAGGGCGGCCAGGAGGCTGGCGAGCGTCACCTCCTGGGAGAACTCCAAGGTCGCGGAGATGGAGGCCGAGCTCAAGAAGATCCACGTGAGTCGCATGCACCAAAAACCACCGTCATGCTTCTTCTTTTTTACCGAACCGCCGATGTAAATGCAATGCCTGCGTTGTTCAACGGAAGGAGCGGTGTGTGCGTACGTGCAGGAGCAgctggagatgaagaaggcggcgCAAGCGGAGAAGCTGAAGAACAGTGCGGCGGCGTTTCACAGGGCCGCCGAGGAGAAGCGCGCGGCTGCCGTGGCGCGACGCGGCGAGGAGGTCATCGCCGCGGAGGAGGCGGCCGCCAGGTACCGCGCCAGGGGGCAGGCGCCCACCAGGCTCTTCGGCCTCGGGCTCTTCGGCAGGGGGTAGCCGGACCACACGCCGCTGCTGATTGCGTTGCCTCCTCCGCCCTCGCGGCTGCTTGTCCTTGTGGTGCTGGTTCTGGTTCTGGTGCTGGCAGCCTGGCACATACAAGGTTTGCTTGGGCTTTTGGCCTCCTTGTTCAAACATCTCGTGTACATATACGTTGCTGCACctatgatggctatgaagctggtaCTTTTTTTAGGTGTGTTTGGTTACTTTCATGACACTGCATCCTATATCCTATATGAGTGGATGTATTAGtctgaaaaaaatattatttggtTGGTTGCATGGTAAATGTAGTAATCTGCTATGAAGATATTTGGTTGTCTGTGTGGATAGATATGAGGATGACATCTGGCAAGCACAAGCTGCATTGTATCCACTAGCTAGGATGGTTAGTGAAGCTCATTTTTAGCATATTTGCCGGGCCAGAACGAAGGACGTATTTTTTGCATTCACTCATGAAGGTGGCATCCACTCAATATGTAAAAAGACATACTTTTTACTCAGATTATATGAATCCACCCGCCAGAATAAAGAGGATACAATCAAGCAAACACATCTTTGTGCACCATTAGATATGGATGACGTATGTAGTCTCTAATGCAAGTTGTAGTTACAAGTTACATTATTATAATGCTTTTGTAATGAATCTGTCAGGAATGTAGGAGAATTTGAGCGTCTTCTACTTTTGGGGGGGGGGTTGAGTATAGGCTCTATTGTATCTATGTATTTGACCTACATGCATGCACAGTTACTCAGGCGACTTGTGATGGGATATGATGTCAAAACGACACAAAAAAAAACCATTTGTGGGTTATTTGAACACTATTAGGTGCTTTAAGAGCCACAATATCAGGGGACTATATATGTGGACCTTTTCCTACTATTTGCAGACTTACCATTGTGTCAACGCCCATGTAATGTGCCACATGAGTGAAATTGCCTTCAAAACCATCTTATGGGATTATTTATACAACTTTCAATAGTTTAAGGGGTCCAATAGTTATggggttaagtagatttttttcTTTTACTAACGAGGAGTCCTCCCACCCGAGGACACACCCAAAATACGAAAACTTTTAAAATACTAGAAACAACTGGCTACCCCGAAACTAGAACATATGCCTCTATAATAGCCCTAAttaggagctcttggagatcTTTAGCTCCAGATGAGCACCATAGGACAAAGTCACCATCCTCCTACTACCTATAGGATTGTTATGGCATTTGGCCTCATGCCATTAAAAACATAGTCATGTCGTGCTTCCACATTTTCCATACCACTAGGATGATGAGAGAATTGAGGCCTTTCGTGAGTTCATTTGGCAATGTTTTTATTGCTTGGCACCACCAACATGGAAACCTACCAGTGTTGGCATGATGCGCTTGAAGGACTAGACTTAACTTCTAAAGAACCACCATCCAAGTTTGACAGGCGAAACGCATGAGTCAAGAACGTGTTTGATGGATTCTTCAATTTGATCATAAAGAGGATATACAACCATGCAACAAAGATCACACTTGGCAAGATGATAAAGAATGAAGAACACGATCCTAAGTTTGACAGGCGAAACACATGAGTCAAGAAGGTGTTTGATGGATTCTTCAATTTGATCATAAAGAGGATA
It encodes:
- the LOC136486529 gene encoding remorin-like; this translates as MAEEAKNTGAEAVPTKDIAEEKTAAPAPEVTLVMVENAETPAATATGGSRDRDAFLTRVVTAKRTSFIRAWEESEKAKAENRAARRLASVTSWENSKVAEMEAELKKIHEQLEMKKAAQAEKLKNSAAAFHRAAEEKRAAAVARRGEEVIAAEEAAARYRARGQAPTRLFGLGLFGRG
- the LOC136486519 gene encoding uncharacterized protein, coding for MDVYISEEYVAQRRAERRAARIAAASSRSGEGKARADSEQKRWTAVAWAEKGKRPVDGGNADTNVGGGSAWLVGEDAVLSYFSA